A region from the Streptosporangium sp. NBC_01756 genome encodes:
- a CDS encoding FHA domain-containing protein codes for MPSVYCTQCGHANPEDARFCSRCGSPLTKSDSPGDSTSTISLSGIEAYEAETGETLLAERQAVEQLPPGSALLVAMRGPNAGSRFLLDSELTTVGRHPESDIFLDDITVSRRHVEFYRRGGGVFTVRDVGSLNGTYVNRERIEEVPLYGGDEVQIGKFRLVFLTRGAAGG; via the coding sequence ATGCCGAGCGTCTACTGCACGCAGTGCGGTCATGCCAACCCTGAGGATGCCCGTTTCTGCTCCCGATGCGGGTCGCCGCTGACCAAGTCCGACTCACCCGGAGACAGCACGTCCACCATTTCCCTCTCCGGGATCGAGGCCTACGAGGCGGAGACCGGAGAGACGCTTCTCGCCGAGCGGCAAGCCGTCGAGCAGTTGCCCCCGGGCTCCGCTCTGCTGGTGGCCATGCGTGGTCCCAACGCCGGTAGCCGCTTCCTGCTGGACAGCGAGCTCACCACCGTGGGCCGCCACCCCGAGAGCGACATCTTCCTCGACGACATCACCGTGTCGCGCCGTCACGTGGAGTTCTACCGGCGTGGGGGCGGGGTTTTCACCGTCCGCGACGTCGGCAGCCTGAACGGCACCTACGTGAACCGCGAACGGATCGAAGAAGTCCCGCTGTACGGCGGGGACGAGGTCCAGATCGGCAAGTTCCGGCTGGTCTTCCTCACCCGTGGCGCCGCTGGAGGATGA
- the ftsR gene encoding transcriptional regulator FtsR, translating into MSIGEVLALLQGEFPDVSISKIRFLEGEGLIEPERSPSGYRKFTYADVERLRYILSEQRDRYLPLRVIKDRLEAADREERPPAPPRAVPDDAPAEVRLTREELLAAAELTEETLAELEDYGLLAAVARYYDAEALAVARSVGALSAFGLRARHLRAVKAAAEREAGLVEQAVAPLLRRRGPGAIDRADETAREISGLLLELHASLLRSGVRGVLGR; encoded by the coding sequence ATGAGCATCGGGGAGGTGCTCGCTCTCCTGCAGGGCGAGTTCCCCGATGTCAGCATCTCCAAGATCCGTTTCCTGGAGGGCGAGGGGCTGATCGAGCCGGAGCGCAGTCCCTCCGGCTATCGGAAGTTCACCTACGCCGATGTCGAGCGGCTTCGCTACATCCTCAGCGAGCAGCGTGACCGCTATCTGCCGCTGCGTGTCATCAAGGACCGTCTCGAGGCGGCCGACCGCGAGGAGCGCCCGCCGGCGCCCCCGCGCGCCGTGCCCGACGACGCGCCCGCCGAGGTCCGTCTCACCCGTGAGGAGCTGCTCGCCGCCGCCGAGCTGACCGAGGAGACCCTCGCCGAGCTTGAGGACTACGGCCTGCTCGCCGCGGTGGCCCGCTACTACGACGCCGAGGCGCTGGCCGTTGCCCGCAGCGTCGGGGCCCTCAGCGCCTTCGGGCTGCGCGCCCGCCATCTGCGGGCGGTCAAGGCCGCGGCCGAGCGCGAAGCCGGGCTCGTGGAGCAGGCCGTCGCGCCGCTGCTGCGCCGCCGCGGGCCCGGGGCCATCGATCGGGCCGACGAGACGGCCAGGGAGATTTCCGGTCTCCTGCTGGAATTGCACGCCTCGCTGCTGCGTTCCGGCGTGCGCGGGGTCCTGGGCCGGTGA
- a CDS encoding bifunctional nuclease family protein, with product MLQMEVVGVRVEMPSNQPIVLLKEAQGERYLPIWIGMTEATAIAMAQAEEPPPRPLTHDLFRDVLDGLGVRLNTVNIVALRDGIFFADLVFSNGVEVSARPSDSIALALRTGARIFASEDVVREAGVLIPDDQEDEVEKFREFLDTITPEDFGRAG from the coding sequence GTGTTGCAGATGGAGGTCGTGGGCGTTCGGGTTGAGATGCCCTCCAACCAGCCAATCGTCCTGCTGAAGGAGGCACAAGGGGAGCGTTATCTGCCGATCTGGATCGGTATGACGGAGGCGACGGCGATCGCCATGGCCCAGGCCGAGGAGCCACCGCCGCGGCCGCTCACCCATGACCTGTTCCGGGACGTGCTCGACGGTCTCGGTGTCCGCCTGAACACGGTCAACATCGTCGCGCTCCGTGACGGGATCTTCTTCGCCGACCTGGTCTTCTCCAATGGGGTCGAGGTGAGTGCCCGCCCCTCGGACTCGATCGCCCTGGCACTCCGCACGGGCGCCCGAATCTTCGCCAGCGAGGACGTGGTCCGGGAGGCCGGGGTGCTCATCCCCGACGACCAGGAGGACGAGGTGGAGAAGTTCAGGGAGTTCCTTGACACAATCACGCCTGAGGACTTCGGTCGCGCGGGGTAG
- a CDS encoding MerR family transcriptional regulator, with protein MAVSSGEDRNADQDDPERRQSARQRAGEEGLLFDGQPVKPPADIGYRGPTACAAADITYRQLDYWARTGLVEPTVRAAHGSGSQRLYGFRDILVLKVVKRLLDTGVSLQQIRIAVQHLRDRGVNDLAQITLMSDGVSVYECTSPDEVIDLLQGGQGVFGIALGRVWQEVEGSLADLPGERAESDQGPSGDHHADELARRRRARRTG; from the coding sequence GTGGCGGTCAGCAGCGGCGAGGATAGAAACGCCGATCAGGATGACCCGGAACGGCGCCAGTCGGCACGTCAGCGCGCGGGTGAAGAGGGTCTGCTGTTCGACGGGCAGCCGGTGAAACCGCCGGCCGACATCGGATATCGGGGCCCCACCGCCTGCGCGGCGGCCGACATCACCTATCGGCAATTGGACTACTGGGCGCGCACCGGCCTGGTCGAGCCCACCGTGAGAGCGGCCCACGGCTCGGGTTCCCAGAGGCTCTACGGCTTTCGCGACATCTTGGTGCTCAAGGTCGTCAAACGACTGCTCGACACCGGTGTCTCCCTCCAGCAGATCCGCATCGCCGTACAGCACCTCCGTGACCGCGGCGTCAACGACCTCGCCCAGATCACGCTGATGAGCGACGGGGTGAGCGTCTACGAGTGCACCTCGCCAGACGAGGTCATCGACCTGCTCCAGGGGGGACAGGGCGTGTTCGGCATCGCGCTCGGCCGGGTGTGGCAGGAGGTGGAGGGCTCCCTCGCGGATCTTCCCGGCGAGCGCGCGGAGTCCGACCAGGGCCCTTCAGGCGATCATCACGCCGATGAGCTGGCCCGCCGACGCAGGGCTCGCCGCACGGGGTAA